The following are from one region of the Borrelia hispanica CRI genome:
- a CDS encoding Mlp family lipoprotein, with protein sequence MNKIIRLILYSSLLLYCCKGYKVDIVPDNNQPKNKSKRSIDNEENETETKAKKITLTENEKKKFNSLTLALKLVLEKFQNNLNVCRNGNKVKCTNFFDWISKDEQKQKELADAFKNVYDFLNQKRQEKANNEDFDTYISNAIECQVNNNDCNKDNKYGNGTNEIEQFFRGVLNDIGFKNNNEEMFECLKKELLCTDDSNKHFDGLTTNWQ encoded by the coding sequence ATGAATAAAATTATAAGATTAATACTTTATAGCTCATTACTCTTATATTGTTGTAAAGGATACAAAGTAGATATAGTCCCTGATAATAATCAACCAAAAAACAAATCTAAACGATCTATAGATAATGAAGAAAATGAAACAGAGACAAAAGCAAAAAAAATTACCTTAACTGAAAACGAGAAAAAAAAGTTTAATTCTTTAACACTTGCACTCAAACTAGTACTAGAGAAGTTCCAAAATAACCTTAATGTATGTAGAAATGGCAATAAAGTTAAATGTACAAACTTTTTTGATTGGATCTCAAAAGATGAACAAAAACAAAAAGAATTAGCTGATGCTTTTAAAAATGTTTATGACTTCTTAAATCAAAAAAGACAAGAAAAAGCAAATAATGAAGACTTTGATACCTATATAAGCAATGCTATTGAATGTCAAGTTAATAATAACGACTGTAACAAGGACAATAAATATGGAAATGGTACTAACGAAATAGAGCAATTTTTCAGGGGTGTTTTAAATGACATAGGTTTTAAAAATAATAACGAAGAAATGTTTGAATGCCTAAAGAAAGAACTTTTATGTACTGATGACAGTAATAAACATTTTGATGGACTTACAACAAATTGGCAATAA
- a CDS encoding DUF603 domain-containing protein has protein sequence MSKIKRGYEDYAMYFSEGQLSDTEIAKELGVSRANVCKMRQKWENIKDNPKEFFSESKVTICKTTLNSILDRVLETNAKARELKSQFSIAKSQLGLKFMRAFNNYLELELEDCIEEINLLEREIKMSKKKGNSRELQDKKIKLKDLKREKEDKTMKLCYETMKKLKIADLDESRFKFGG, from the coding sequence ATGAGTAAAATAAAAAGGGGATATGAAGATTATGCCATGTATTTCAGTGAGGGTCAGTTAAGTGATACTGAAATAGCGAAAGAACTTGGTGTTTCACGGGCTAATGTATGTAAAATGAGACAAAAATGGGAAAATATCAAAGATAATCCAAAGGAATTTTTTAGTGAAAGTAAAGTAACTATTTGTAAAACTACTCTTAATAGTATATTAGATCGAGTACTCGAGACAAATGCTAAAGCACGTGAACTTAAGAGTCAATTTAGTATAGCCAAAAGTCAACTTGGACTTAAGTTTATGAGGGCATTTAACAATTATTTAGAATTGGAACTTGAGGATTGTATAGAAGAAATAAATCTATTGGAGAGAGAGATTAAAATGAGTAAAAAGAAAGGAAATAGTAGAGAACTTCAAGATAAGAAGATTAAACTTAAAGATTTAAAACGTGAGAAAGAAGATAAAACAATGAAGTTATGTTATGAAACAATGAAGAAACTTAAAATTGCAGACTTAGATGAGAGTAGATTTAAGTTTGGAGGATAA
- a CDS encoding Mlp family lipoprotein, producing MKKINIILILLLLINSCEQHKHNNNADKNNTYGNRLQKNGKKTHETILKDKLNDGQKKGLEFLKTTLENENNFNKFLSLNENEIKDALSHIQNQLEKCKDEPSHENLLKIAIKAKFEPNNFNPEEFKQANGCIKDQK from the coding sequence ATGAAAAAAATCAATATTATTTTAATCTTATTATTACTAATTAATAGCTGTGAACAGCATAAGCATAATAATAATGCTGATAAGAATAACACTTATGGTAATAGATTGCAAAAAAATGGCAAAAAGACACATGAAACAATATTAAAAGACAAATTAAACGATGGGCAAAAAAAAGGATTAGAGTTCTTAAAAACTACATTGGAAAATGAAAATAATTTTAATAAATTCTTAAGCTTAAACGAAAATGAAATTAAAGATGCATTAAGCCATATCCAAAATCAACTTGAAAAATGTAAAGATGAACCAAGTCATGAAAATCTACTTAAAATAGCTATAAAAGCTAAATTTGAACCTAATAATTTCAATCCTGAAGAATTCAAACAAGCAAACGGTTGTATCAAAGATCAAAAATAA